CATTTGCGCAGCGAATTCGAGCCAGTGCTGGAGGCGATGGACGAGGCGTTTCAGATTGGCCGTCATGCCAAGGCGCCGGTGATCATTTCCCACCTCAAGTGCGCGGGCGCCGGCAACTGGGGGCGCAGTCCACAGTTGTTGGCTTCACTGGAGCTGGCGGCGAAGACCCATCCGGTGGGCTGCGATTGCTACCCGTATGCCGCGAGCTCTTCGACCCTGGACCTCAAGCAAGTCACCGACGCGTTTCGCATCACCATCACCTGGTCGACGCCGCATCCGGAAATGGGCGGGCGCGATTTGCAGGACATCGCCGCCGAATGGGCCGTGCCGCTGGTGGACGCCGCCCGGCGCCTGCAACCCGCCGGGGCGGTGTATTACGGGATGGATGAGACCGATGTGCAGCGGATCCTGGCGCATCCGCTGTCGATGATTGGCTCGGACGGGCTGCCCGAAGATCCGTTTCCCCACCCACGCTTGTGGGGGGCGTTTCCACGGGTGCTTGGGCATTTCAGCCGGGACCTTGGGTTGTTCCCGCTGCACACCGCCGTGCACAAAATGACCGGCTTGTCGGCGGCGCGTTTCGGGCTGGCCGAGCGCGGTGAAATTCGCGAAGGACATTGGGCCGACCTGGTGTTGTTTGACCCGTTGCGGGTGCGGGATGTAGCCGACTTCAAGGCGCCACAGCGTGCGGCTGAAGGGATTGACGGTGTGTGGGTCAACGGTGTGTTGAGCTACCGCGACGGAAAGGCCAACGGGCAGCGGCCCGGAAGGTTCCTGGCGCGCAGCGGGGATTTGCGCAAGGGGTTCGCGGCCTTATAGTGGCGGCTTTCAAACACGGAGCAATCGCCATGCACTTAGGAAAAGTCACCCCCATTTTGCGCAGTTTCGATGAGGCCAGGACCCTGGCGTTCTACGTCGATTTCCTGGGGTTCAAGGTCGATTGGCAGCACCGCTTTGAAGACAACTTTCCGCTGTACCTGCAGGTGTCGCTGGGGGAGTGTGTGTTGCACTTGTCCGAGCACCATGGCGATTGCACCCCGGGTGCGGCAGTGCGGATCCAGGCCCAGGGGTTGGACGCGTACCAGCAGCAGTTACTGGCCAAGCACTACCGCAACGCCAAGCCCGGTATTGAAGACACGCCGTGGGGCAGCCGCGAGATGAGCATCAGCGACCCGTCGGGGAACCGGTTGGTGTTTGTTGAGGAAGTAGCGGTTTAAACCCGTTCTAATGTGGTGAGGGAGCTTGCTCCCGTTGGGCTGCGCAGCAGCCCCAAAACCAGGCGCCGGGTTTACCTGAACGGTCTCGGTTGTCTGGATTGGGGCCGCTTCGCGACCCAACGGGAGCAAGCTCCCTCGCCACAGTTGAAGGGGCTTGCGTTGAAGGTGGGTTTACACCCGGAAATGGCTGACCATCTGTTGCAACTGCCCGCCCAGGCGCGCCAGTTCCACACTCGACTTGGCCGTCTCGTCACTGGCTGCTGCCGTCTGTTCCGACACGTCCCGCACATTCACGATGCTGCGGCTGATTTCTTCAGCCACGGCGCTCTGTTGTTCGGCAGCGGCGGCGATCTGCTGGTTCATCGACTGGATATTCGACACCGTACGGGTGATGTTTTCCAGTGATACACCGGCCTTGCGCGTCAGTTCGACGCTGCTGTCGGTGAGGCTGCGGCTGTTGTTCATCACGGCGGCGACTTGCTGGGTGCCGTTCTGCAAACCGGCCACCAGGCCTTCGATTTCTTCGGTGGATTTCTGGGTGCGCTGGGCCAGGCCGCGTACCTCGTCGGCGACTACGGCAAAACCACGACCGGCTTCACCGGCACGCGCGGCTTCGATGGCGGCGTTGAGTGCCAGCAGGTTGGTCTGCTCGGCCACGGCCTTGATCACGTCCATCACGCTGCCGATCTTGTTGCTCTCTTGCTGCAGGTGCGTCATGGCGTCGGTGGAGCGCGCCACTTCGGCGGCCAGACGCTCGATCTGGGCGATGGCTTCGGCCACCACCTTGTCACCGGCGCGGGCTTCGCCGTCAGCGGCGGAGGCGGCTTGGGAAGCTTGTTCGGCATTACGCGCGACTTCCTGCACGGTGGCGGTCATTTCGTGCATGGCGGTCGCCACTTGATCGGTCTCGATCTTCTGGCTGTTGACCCCGGCGCTGGTTTGCTCGGTGACGGCCGACAACTCTTCGGCGGCGCTGGCGATCTGGGTCACGCCGTCGCGGATGCCGCTGATCAGTTCACGCAGGGTGGTGCCCATGCGCTGGATGCCCTGCTGCAATACGCCGAGTTCGTCGCGGCGGGTTACCTGGATGTTGTGGCTCAGGTCACCGGAGGCGATGCGTTCCACCACGGCGAGGGTCTCGCGCAGTGGGCGGGTGATCTGGCGAGTGATGACCACGGCCGCCACGATGCCCACCAGCAACGCCAGCAATGTGCTGATCAATTGCAGGCTGCGGGCCTGGGCGCTTTCGGCGTCACGGCGTTGCAGCTGGAGGTCGTACAGCTTGTCGCTGATGCTGACAATGTCGGTGCCTTGGGTGGTCATTTCTGCGCGGGCGACAACGATGTTGGCGTTGGCAGCCTTGTAGTTCTGCAGGGCGCTGCGATAGGCGCCCAGCGCGGTTTCCAATGACCCCAGGGCGGCCTGTTGGCTGGCGCCGAACGCGGTGTGCAGGTCTTTCAAGCCGTCGATGGCGTTCTCGATCTGCGCCACAGCACGGGCTTCGGTGTCGGCGTTGACGTTGCCGGTGTAGCCGCGCACTTCGTAGCGCGCCAGCTGGAATTTTTGTTTGGCGGTGGTCACGGCCTCGAACTGGGCGAAACGCTCGGCGCCGTCGGGCATCTGCCGCACGCTGGTGTCCAGGGCATCGATCTGCGCGTTGGCGATGTCGGCCTTGTCGCCCATGACCTGGCGTGCGGCGTTGCCGTTGCGGTAGGCCTCGCGCATTTTGTTCAGCGACTGCTGGTAGGCGGTGATGATCGCTTTTTGCTCATTGAGCAGCTTGAGGTTTTCGCTGCTCTTGAAACTGTCCAGCAGCTTCTGTTGCTGGGCGGCAAAGCCGTCGAGGTTGGTCTGCACGTTTTGCGCCACGGTTTCGTCACCGTTGGCCAGCATGTATTGCAGGCGTACGATCCGCAGCTTGGTCAGCGAAGCGTTGAGCTGGGTGATGTCGCTCATCCAGTTGCTGCGGTCGATCAGGCCGCCCAGGCTGGTCCAGCCGGTGAGCGCAAGGATCGAAGTAAGCACCAGCACCAGGCCGAAGCCCAGGCCCAGTTTCATATTGACGCTGATGTTGCCGAACCAACTATTCATCGCATTCCTCCAGGAACAGATTTGCGGGTACATCCGGTTGCTGGAAGTAGCGACCAGCCGATGGGTAGTCAGGAGGTATCGGCAGCCCTGGCGAGAGCTGAAACGGTTTTTTCGTGTGCGCAGGGTTTACGACGTGTGAGCGACGAATGGTCAGGCCGCCCTGCGCACGCACAGCCGGGTCAGTCGACCTGGCGCATGGCTTTATGGGTTTTGATGAAGTCCATCAGCGCCTCGCGGCTTGCGAAGCGCCGCTCATCGAGGTGCCAGCGGCTGACAAAATGACCTCTGGCATCCTGCTGCAACGTGGTGTGCACCAGTACGCTGTCGCGGTTTTTGTGGATGATTTCCATCCCGCCATCCAGGGTGCGACGAAGCAGGAAGTCGCCTTTGCGCCGCAGGCGTTGTTCAAGGCTGGGTGCGGGCGCGGGCACGGCGCCAAAAGGTAGCGGGGCGCCCGCGACTTCGACGCTTTTCTTGAAGTCGTAGCGCACCAGCGGCCATTGCTGTTCGCGCGTCATGGCCAGCACTGTTGCGGGTTCGCGCACAAAGCCTGTGGCCGAACCCGAAGGCACATCGTCCAGCAGCACACTGATACCGTTGTTGAGGTCGGCAATGCCCGGTATGCCGCGATGGGTGTTCAGGTGCGTCTCACTGACCAGCGCGACCCATTTGTGAGCGCCGTATTGAAGCTGGTCCGCGCGTATGACCTGTGTCGCGAAATAGTTGAACATTGATGTCCGGGAGGCCGTCATGCCGTCAACCCGCACGCTGGCAATGCAGTCCAGGGCACGGACCCGCACCTTATGCTTGAGCGCCACCTGTACCACGCTGATGAAACTGTGGGGGCTGCCGGTGGGAACCCCATGGCTGTCGTCCAGCGCCTTGAGAAATGCCCACAATTCGTCGGGTATAAAACCCAGGCTGTTGGCAATGTCCAGGTCTGCCTGATGCAGGTCAGTGGTCAGTTGTTCCATGTAGAGTGTCTTGACCTGGCGCTGACTGTTCAGGTACTCCATGTGCCGACTGAGGAAGGCTTTGCTCGACGTGACGCCATGAGCTTCGCCCATTACCAGGCCGTTGGCGGTTTCCAGCAGTTGCTCAATAACCTTTACCTCATCCATGGACGGATCGACGCTGGGCAACGCCACCCGTGGGGGCGGTGTTTGGTCGGCAAAAAACGCCTGGGCCTGGGCCTTGAGCTTTTTGCGGGTGTGGTCGAACGTGGCTTGTGCGGCCCTGCGGCTGCTGGTGAGCTCCCGGTAGGCGGTAGAGAAGAGCGCCTCGCGCGTGTCTATCGGCAGGGTGATGTCATGGTTGAACAAAGGCATGTGCTCCTGCGGCAGATCGAAGTCGCTGAAGTGTGTGGGCGCCTCGGCTGGAACAGGGCGTACGGCTGGCAACGGTTGTGAGCGTCCTGGTAATGGGCCCGGCTGCGGCGCTGGTTGCGCCGCATGGCTCGCGGTGTGCAGCGACAACTTCAGGTCGCCCTTGGCCAAGGTATCGCCCGGGATGCCTCCCGCCACGTCGGCAAGCAATTGAGTGGGTTTGTCGAGGCCGTCTTCGACGCGCAGCGCGATGCTTTTTTGCAGATCGGCCAGGCCCAATGTGCCGCGATAAGTACTCATGCGCTTTTGATCTACCAAGGCTATCCAGCGCTTGCCCGGAGTCTTTTCCTGGTCGGCGTTGATGAGGGTATGGGCGTAGAAATTGGTCAGGGTATTTGGACGGATGGGCGCAGGACGCGAGTCGACCAGGCCCAGGGTGTTTTCCAGGTCATAGCAGGTCGAGGCGTTCAGCGACCGGATTTCAATACCGTGCTCCTGCGCGGTTTCCACCAGTTTCCAATAACCGTATAGCCCTTGCGGGTCACGGAGGGTTTCGCGGTCGATGGACTTGAGTTGTCGCTCGGCCTGCCTGGAAAAACCGCTGGAAATCCGCGAGTGGGTCTTTACGTGATGAATGTCGCGCCACAGGTGCTCAATGTAGATTGCGCTCACGTCCAGCTTGCGCAGGTGCTGCATATGCTCGATCAACACCTTTCGCGCCGCGAAGGAAAAGGCCGCCTCACCCACCACCAAATGTTGTGCATCGTCGAGCAACTGTGTGAGCAACTCGGGTAGGGCAATATCCGGGGCCAGGTTCAGCGTATCGGCGCGCATGATTTGGGGTGGGAGCCGGGCAAAAAAAGCATCGGCGTCGTCAGTGAGTGTCTTGACCAGCGCCAGGTGACGCTGGAGCGCCGGGGCGAGCTGCCTTCGCGAGATCCAGATGGAGTGGGTGTTGAGGTCTCCGTCCAGGTGGGCGACCTGCAGAAACAGCGCCGTTCGGTCTTCCGGTGGAATGATAGAGGCAACATTCCTGCGAAATTTGTCTGGTAACTCGTAAGGCGCTTCAAGCTTTTCGTACTTGGGCATGCCGCCCGTCACGCCGGAACGCTGCCACCCACCGTCCGCTGTTTTATTCACCAGTTTTCCGGTGGACTGCAATTGGCCGCTGGCGTCGTCAAAGCGAAACAGCAGGAACCGCCCGAGGCTGTCCGGGATCGGCGCGGCCCACAGGCGGTCGCCGGCATACAGCACGGGCTGCATGCCTTGGGGGGCGGGCGGTTGCGGTTGTAGTTGCTTGGCCAGCGTGATCGCCTGTTGATCCCCGGGCGTGCGAACAACATGGCGCAGCGGCGGGCGAACAAGCCTGGTGGAGGTCAGCAGCAGTGGGCGCAAATCAGTCAGCAACGCCCCACCGGCATTGAGCAATGCCCCCAGGTAATGGCCCAGCGCGTCGGCGGTTTGGTTGCGGTTATAGGCATGCAGCGCGAGCATCGAATCCTTGAACACCAGCAAGCCACCCAAGGCCAGGCTCAAGGCAGGAAACGGTGCGGTAAGGACCGCAATGGTGATTTCACCGATGACGCTGACCAGCGCCATGATCATCTGCAGGCGCCCGGTGGTGGTGTTTTTGACTTCATCGATGCGATGGCGCAGAGGCTTGTCGTAGCTGTGGTAATGCAGGTCTTTGAGTGGCCGTGCGGTGCGAGGCACTTCATCGAACACCGGTGTGGAATAAAGCCCCTTGCGCTGTGCCGGCAGCCCTGTCACCAGCGCCTGCAACCTGAGTTCGAACGCGGTGCGCTCGATGCTGGCTACCCGGCTGATGTAGTAGGTGTTCATGCCTTCGAGGTTTTTCAGGCGTTCGTTGAATTCCCTTTGTGGCCTGAAGGCGATGCCGTCCGGTGCGTTGGGGGTATAGAGCAGAGGCAGATCGTTGGCGTGACGGAACAGGTAGCAGCCATCGATCACTTGGCCGCTGATTTGCAGTGGGTAAAGGCGATAGCGATTGCGCACGCTGTCGCGGTTGTCGGCCAGGCTGTCGATGCTTTTTTCCAGCCAGGCCAGGTCGCTCCTCGCCAGGCAGCCTTTAAGGCAGCACTCCAGCGCGGCGATGTGCATATGGAGCTGGGTGACTTCCAGCGCCATGCTGCGGCGCCATCCGTAGTTGGCATCTCGGGTGTCCAGCAAGGTGTTCTCCACCTCGGCGACGTACTGGTCACCGATCCAGGTGCCCCTTACCGAGCGGCTCACCGTGTGTGCGGTGAGCTGGCTCAGGTCCACACCCGGCGGCCCCTTGAACTGCGCAGTGGTGCTGGCATCGGGGTTGATGAAACCCAGGCTGGCGTCGTAGCCATTGCGGTACAGCGTGGTGTAGCTGAGGCGCTCGCGAGGGGTAATCACGCCCACCAGGTTTGGGTCTACCGCGGGCGTCGGGTTGCCCAGCAGTTGATTGAGCGCGGTTTTTGCCGCCGTGTGCAGGTAGCTGTCAAAGTCGGGAAACTGTTGTGGGCTACCCGGGCTTGAGCCATACGCCTGTGCGGCGCCGAGTGCCTGCTCCTTGAGGTCGGCGAGTTTCTGACGGTCGGCGGCCGAGGCCTGGATGAGCCAGTTGGGCATGAGGTGCAGGTATTCATCGGCCTGGATGGCCAGGGTCGTGGTACTCATCTCCAGCAGGCAGGCCGCATAGGTCGACGGTGCGCCGAAGCCGATCATCCGGTACTCGCGGTTGGCCGGGATAAAGCCCAAGGCCGAGAGCATCGCGCTGTATTTTGGCCGGATCCGGCTGACGATTTGCTCCAGCAAGTAGTCCTTCATGCTGCGCGAGCCAGGCACGGCCGACACGTCCTGGCTCCAGCCGATGATGTGCGCCTGCAACTCCCGCTCACTGTCAAACGCCTGGAATTGCTCGGCGCGCGGGGCATGTGCAGTGCACAACAGCAAGCGCTTGAGGGTGCCTGTCGCGTCCGTCTGGCGCAGGGCCCAGAGGTCTTTGAGCGGCGCCTTGTGCAGGAACAGGCAGCACGCGGTGAGCGTTTGCGATGGGCCTTCGCTCAGGGTCTGGAGCAGTGCGTAGTCGTCTGCGCTGATGTGGTTTTGCAACGATGCACTGTAGGCCAGCGCGTGCAGGCGGCTGTCGAGCATCTGCTGCATGGCTTCCTGCACTGCCGGCAAGCTATGCGCGCGTTGTTGTTCTTCGGCGAAGTTCAGGCTGGGCTGCACTTTGGCGAGCAGCTCGGCCAGGTAGGCCGGGGTAACGTCCTTGAACTCGGGCGGCAGCGGCTGGTGGGCGTACGTCAGCGAGGTGTGTTTGAAAAACTCGGAGCCCGCCAGCTCATCGCCACGGTGCAGGCCACGTACCGCCAGTTGCACCAAATTGTTTAGCTGGGGGTATGAGTTGCCTGATTTCAGGGTGCGCTCCGTGCTGATTTGCAGTTGCTCGGGAATCAGGCTCCGGATATCCAGGTCTTCATCCAGGTGTTCAAGCAATTGCAGGCGCGCCATGGCCTCGGGCGACACCGCCGGGCCCAGCAGCGCCAGTACGTGCAGGCTGAGGTGTTCGTAGGTGCGCAGGTGTTCGGCGAGGGTTTTGCGCTGTGCCTCACTGGCGCTGCGGTACCAGTCGGGGGTGGATTGGTGAAGCATTTTTTCGAGCAACAGTTGCGCGCGCAACTCCAGGCGGGACGTCAGGTCCCAGGGGAAGCCGCGCAGTGCCCGGTGCAGTTCGAGGGTCATTTGGGCAACACTCACGGGCGCCGGGTGAGCCTCCAGGCCCAGGGCAAAATCAATGTCCTGGCGCTGTTTTTCCTGCAGGGCGCTGTAGGTGTGTTCGGTCAGCGGGACGCTGTCGATCGGGCTTAGCGCCAGGGGCCAGATACTGGCTGCCTGCAAACGCTGGTAGCGGCGCGGCAGGTGCTGCAACAGCTCCTGCCGCCAGGCCGCCTGGCCCATGCGCTCTCGCAACGTGCGGTCCAGATGCTTGAGCGAGGTGAAGCCCTCCAGGCCTCGGGATGGGGTGAACAGCAGCACATCGCCGTCTTCGGTATCCAGGTGGGCGGCCGCTGCCTGGCTGCGCGTGAGGACAAACGCCCCGGCGAACTCGATGGTTTGTTGGCGGTAGCGAAAGGTCAGGCGATGGATCCCCGGACGAAGCTCGGGGCCGCTGACGATATTCATCACCAACGAGAGGTCACCGGGGTTGAGCAGGCGGTCGGCAACCTTCAACTTGACCTCGGCCTCCAGCATCGACTGATGGCTGTCCAGAATCCAGTTTTTGCGGACGTGCCCGTTGGGGCGCCGCTTTATCTCGATGGCGGCCAGTTTGTCGTGGAGCGCGGTGCGGATGCGGGTGCGGTTCAACAGGCCCTGCGCGCCGTGGATCACCCAGTCGCGGGGCACGCTGTAATGGCCCTGTGTGCTCTGCACGGTCCAGCGGTTTTCTTCTGCCAGGGCCGCGTGCAATTCCTGCACCGCCTGCAACTCGGCAGAGGGCTGCGCGGCGGGCGCCTGGTCATTGGAGAAGACTTGCAAGCGATGACCGATTTGCAGCAGGTAGTTGTTGTGCTGTTCGGGGGTAAGCGGTGATGTGTTAGGGGGCTGGGTGGGCATGGCCGGTCCTCAGGGTTCAATGAACCCTGAGGGTGCGCAGTGTTGGGGGGACGATGGCGGTAGTTAGTTACTGGGGCTATTCGCCCCTTTGATCATTGCTCGACGAAGTAGTAAGGCTGGCGGTTGATCGCCATCTCCTTGACCACCGTCACCGGTACGTCCAGCCGGTCAGTATTGTCCACCACTGCCACGTTGCCGGGCTTGGCGGCGAGGTAGCTTTTGAGCTCTTGCGGCGTCTGCAGGATCGTCAAATAGGCCTGCATGTAAAACACCCCGGCGCCAGCGATTCGCTCATTCGCCTGGTACAGCACCACCTCTTTGCCTTGCGCCTGCATGGCCTGGATCGCACTGATCACCGGCACAAACGACTGGCGCACATCGGCCTTGGGCGCGAACCAGAAGGCGGCAACCAAGTAGCAGGCAACCACCACCGTGAAAAAGCCACCCACCAGGCCGCGGCGATGTTCATAAACATGCTCGGCCACGTGGGAGACCTGCCCACGACTTTTCAGCCAGCCCAGCAGCACGCCGCCATACTCGGCAGCCAGCACCGCAGCGGCGGGTGTCAGCGCCATCAGGTAAACCGTGCGCTTGCTGGAGGCGAACGTCAGCAGGGTGAACTGCGCCACCAGCCACACGCTGAAAAACAGCCGGTAGCGGTTGCGTACCAGGCTTTTGCGAAAGTGCCACAGGCCCAGGTACACCAGGATGTTCCAGGGCAAAAAGGCTTCGGGCAATTTGGCGATGTAGTAATAGAACGGCTCGTAGTGGCCGGCTTCGACAAACGAGCCGCTGAAGCGCCCGACGCTGTTGGTCAGCAGCACTTCGCGTACCGCTTGCAGCCCGTCGCGCTGGTACAGGAACCCCAGCCAGATCATCAGCGGCACCAGCGCCAACAGGGTGAACAGCCCGGGTTTGATCCAGTCGCCCAGCTTGAATTGCTTATCCATCAGGCTGGTGCTGGCCAAATAAACGAAGATCACGATGCCCGGCATGGCCAGGCCCAGAACCCCTTTGCTCAAGGTGGCGATCACCATCCCGAGGGTGAACAGTAACCAGGTGCCCAGGTTGGAACTGTCGCGCTCCGACTCGGGGCGGTTGGCCTGATAGAACGCCAGCAGGGCCATGGTGACCCCGAGGGTGAGCAGCGAATCTTCACCCACGCCGCGCACGTTGCTCCAGTAACTGGCCATGGTCGCCAGCATCAGCGCCGCAACAAACGCCAGGGTCTTAGGCCGGCCAAATTTGCGCAACATCCCGTACAGCAGCATCACACTGAACAGCCCGGCAAACGCCGACGCCAGGCGCACCGCCCAGGTAGTGCCGCCAAACAGGCGAATCGCCCCGGCGTCGAGCCACAGGCTCAGTGGTGGTTTCTCCAGGAACGGTTCACGAAACAAGCGCGGCACCACCCAGTCGTTATCCAGGTGCATGGCCATGGCGATCCCGGCCACACGGGCCTCGGTCGAGCCTTGCAACTCGTGATTGCCAAGGGCAAAGAAAAACAACAGCGCAGCAAGCAGGAGCAGCAGAGGAGCGGAACGCGTCATGGATTCTGGCTACCGGGGCAGGGGACCGTTCGGGGGAGCAGTCCGGGCGATCGGTGAGTATACGAGTGTGATTCTTAATAATTCGTGAATGAATGTGAGGTTTTTGTAGGGGCAGGCATTTAAGGCAGTGCCAAGCAGACCTGACAGGCTCCGATCATGGCCTATAAGCACCTACCCGGATTGGCCTGCCGACGTGGCCTGAAGTGGTTGGTTTGGAGCGGCATGCAAAACCTACCATTGCGCCGTCCCGAACCGGTTCCGGGTTCGGGCTTTCAGAAGGAACGTGCGATGAGTAATGAGCAGCAAGCCGTGACCGTTCGGGCGGTGCAACTTGAGGATTATCAGCAGTGGCTGCCGTTGTGGCTGGCCTATCAGGACTTCTATGAAGTGGCCCTGGAGGACGCGACGAGCCGTTTGACGTTCAAACGGTTTCTCGACCCGAACGAAAGTATGTTCGGCGCCGTCGCTGTTCAAAATGGCGAACTGGTGGGGTTCGTCAACGCCATCCTGCATCGTTCCACCTGGACGGCCACTGATTATTGCTACCTTGAGGACCTGTATGTGGCACCCACCGTCCGTGGCGGCGGGACCGGTAAAGCACTGATTGAATGGGTACGCCACATCGCCCAACAGCACGACTGCTCACGCTTGTATTGGCACACCCACCAAACCAACAAACGAGCGCAAGCGCTCTACAATCGGGTCGCCCAGGATTCGGGCTTCATCGAGTATCGAATGCCCCTGTAGCGCGAGCCCCGCCGATAATGCCCATGGACATATCGGCGACGCGCAACAAAGATGGCAGGTTTGTCGCATTGTATCTTCCATCCCAGGCTTGGCACATGACCCACAATTTCGAGTTGGACACCCTCAAGATCCGTCTCGCAGACCCTAAACTCGCCACGCTGGATTTGCGCGTGCGTGTGCAGCGAGTGCTGCGCCAATTGATTCTCGAAGGCGTGCTTGCGCCAGGCAGCCGCTTGCCGGCCACCCGGACGTTGTCGCGCTCCTTGGGCATCTCCCGGGACACGGTGGAAATCGCCTATGTCCAGCTGCAACTGGACGGCTATCTCAGCCGTCGTGAAGGCTCGGGCAGCTTTGTGTCCGAAAAGATCGGGCCGAGCCTACTAGGGGTGCGTCAACGTAAACCGGTGCCGATAAGCCTGTCCGGGGCACTCAGTGCCAGGGGCGCGCAGATTCTTGCCAGTGGCGGTGTCAACGATCAGCAAGTGGTAAAAGCCTTCGCCACCGGCCTGCCCGAAACACGCACATTCCCGACAGGCGTCTGGGAGCGATTGCAGCGACAGGTCCTGAAAGATTGCCGCGACAGCGTTCTATTGCACGGCGACCCCCAAGGCGCCGAGCCTTTGCGGGAAGCCATCGCGAGCTACTTGAACCTGGAACGCGGTGCCCGTGTGACGCCAGACCAGGTACTGGTGCTGTCCAGCACACGCCAGGCGCTCTACCTGTGTGCCCAGGTTCTGGTGGATGCCGGTCAGCCAATCCTCATGGAAGATCCCGGCTATTTTGGTGCGCGCAAGGCGTTTGAAATGGCCCAGCTGGAGGTCATACCGGTGCCGGTGGATGGCAACGGCCTGTGTGTGGATCAACTGTATGCCGACATCAGCGGTGCCAACACCGTGTACGTCACGCCCTCCCATCAATACCCAACC
This genomic window from Pseudomonas sp. Bout1 contains:
- a CDS encoding membrane-targeted effector domain-containing toxin; this translates as MPTQPPNTSPLTPEQHNNYLLQIGHRLQVFSNDQAPAAQPSAELQAVQELHAALAEENRWTVQSTQGHYSVPRDWVIHGAQGLLNRTRIRTALHDKLAAIEIKRRPNGHVRKNWILDSHQSMLEAEVKLKVADRLLNPGDLSLVMNIVSGPELRPGIHRLTFRYRQQTIEFAGAFVLTRSQAAAAHLDTEDGDVLLFTPSRGLEGFTSLKHLDRTLRERMGQAAWRQELLQHLPRRYQRLQAASIWPLALSPIDSVPLTEHTYSALQEKQRQDIDFALGLEAHPAPVSVAQMTLELHRALRGFPWDLTSRLELRAQLLLEKMLHQSTPDWYRSASEAQRKTLAEHLRTYEHLSLHVLALLGPAVSPEAMARLQLLEHLDEDLDIRSLIPEQLQISTERTLKSGNSYPQLNNLVQLAVRGLHRGDELAGSEFFKHTSLTYAHQPLPPEFKDVTPAYLAELLAKVQPSLNFAEEQQRAHSLPAVQEAMQQMLDSRLHALAYSASLQNHISADDYALLQTLSEGPSQTLTACCLFLHKAPLKDLWALRQTDATGTLKRLLLCTAHAPRAEQFQAFDSERELQAHIIGWSQDVSAVPGSRSMKDYLLEQIVSRIRPKYSAMLSALGFIPANREYRMIGFGAPSTYAACLLEMSTTTLAIQADEYLHLMPNWLIQASAADRQKLADLKEQALGAAQAYGSSPGSPQQFPDFDSYLHTAAKTALNQLLGNPTPAVDPNLVGVITPRERLSYTTLYRNGYDASLGFINPDASTTAQFKGPPGVDLSQLTAHTVSRSVRGTWIGDQYVAEVENTLLDTRDANYGWRRSMALEVTQLHMHIAALECCLKGCLARSDLAWLEKSIDSLADNRDSVRNRYRLYPLQISGQVIDGCYLFRHANDLPLLYTPNAPDGIAFRPQREFNERLKNLEGMNTYYISRVASIERTAFELRLQALVTGLPAQRKGLYSTPVFDEVPRTARPLKDLHYHSYDKPLRHRIDEVKNTTTGRLQMIMALVSVIGEITIAVLTAPFPALSLALGGLLVFKDSMLALHAYNRNQTADALGHYLGALLNAGGALLTDLRPLLLTSTRLVRPPLRHVVRTPGDQQAITLAKQLQPQPPAPQGMQPVLYAGDRLWAAPIPDSLGRFLLFRFDDASGQLQSTGKLVNKTADGGWQRSGVTGGMPKYEKLEAPYELPDKFRRNVASIIPPEDRTALFLQVAHLDGDLNTHSIWISRRQLAPALQRHLALVKTLTDDADAFFARLPPQIMRADTLNLAPDIALPELLTQLLDDAQHLVVGEAAFSFAARKVLIEHMQHLRKLDVSAIYIEHLWRDIHHVKTHSRISSGFSRQAERQLKSIDRETLRDPQGLYGYWKLVETAQEHGIEIRSLNASTCYDLENTLGLVDSRPAPIRPNTLTNFYAHTLINADQEKTPGKRWIALVDQKRMSTYRGTLGLADLQKSIALRVEDGLDKPTQLLADVAGGIPGDTLAKGDLKLSLHTASHAAQPAPQPGPLPGRSQPLPAVRPVPAEAPTHFSDFDLPQEHMPLFNHDITLPIDTREALFSTAYRELTSSRRAAQATFDHTRKKLKAQAQAFFADQTPPPRVALPSVDPSMDEVKVIEQLLETANGLVMGEAHGVTSSKAFLSRHMEYLNSQRQVKTLYMEQLTTDLHQADLDIANSLGFIPDELWAFLKALDDSHGVPTGSPHSFISVVQVALKHKVRVRALDCIASVRVDGMTASRTSMFNYFATQVIRADQLQYGAHKWVALVSETHLNTHRGIPGIADLNNGISVLLDDVPSGSATGFVREPATVLAMTREQQWPLVRYDFKKSVEVAGAPLPFGAVPAPAPSLEQRLRRKGDFLLRRTLDGGMEIIHKNRDSVLVHTTLQQDARGHFVSRWHLDERRFASREALMDFIKTHKAMRQVD
- a CDS encoding D-aminoacylase, which translates into the protein MKYHTLIRQALIIDGSNTPGYVADVALREGRIEKIGDLSQDSAEHEIDATGRVLAPGFIDVHTHDDTVVIRHPQMLPKLSQGVTTVIVGNCGISASPVSLRADPPDPMNLLGTREAFAYPRFADYRAAVESAHPAVNVAALIGHTALRSNHMDDLHRTATADEIAAMRVQLQESLAHGALGLSTGLAYASAFNAETDEVLQLSEELTAFGAVYTTHLRSEFEPVLEAMDEAFQIGRHAKAPVIISHLKCAGAGNWGRSPQLLASLELAAKTHPVGCDCYPYAASSSTLDLKQVTDAFRITITWSTPHPEMGGRDLQDIAAEWAVPLVDAARRLQPAGAVYYGMDETDVQRILAHPLSMIGSDGLPEDPFPHPRLWGAFPRVLGHFSRDLGLFPLHTAVHKMTGLSAARFGLAERGEIREGHWADLVLFDPLRVRDVADFKAPQRAAEGIDGVWVNGVLSYRDGKANGQRPGRFLARSGDLRKGFAAL
- a CDS encoding glyoxalase superfamily protein — protein: MHLGKVTPILRSFDEARTLAFYVDFLGFKVDWQHRFEDNFPLYLQVSLGECVLHLSEHHGDCTPGAAVRIQAQGLDAYQQQLLAKHYRNAKPGIEDTPWGSREMSISDPSGNRLVFVEEVAV
- a CDS encoding ArnT family glycosyltransferase: MTRSAPLLLLLAALLFFFALGNHELQGSTEARVAGIAMAMHLDNDWVVPRLFREPFLEKPPLSLWLDAGAIRLFGGTTWAVRLASAFAGLFSVMLLYGMLRKFGRPKTLAFVAALMLATMASYWSNVRGVGEDSLLTLGVTMALLAFYQANRPESERDSSNLGTWLLFTLGMVIATLSKGVLGLAMPGIVIFVYLASTSLMDKQFKLGDWIKPGLFTLLALVPLMIWLGFLYQRDGLQAVREVLLTNSVGRFSGSFVEAGHYEPFYYYIAKLPEAFLPWNILVYLGLWHFRKSLVRNRYRLFFSVWLVAQFTLLTFASSKRTVYLMALTPAAAVLAAEYGGVLLGWLKSRGQVSHVAEHVYEHRRGLVGGFFTVVVACYLVAAFWFAPKADVRQSFVPVISAIQAMQAQGKEVVLYQANERIAGAGVFYMQAYLTILQTPQELKSYLAAKPGNVAVVDNTDRLDVPVTVVKEMAINRQPYYFVEQ
- a CDS encoding methyl-accepting chemotaxis protein; the encoded protein is MGTTLRELISGIRDGVTQIASAAEELSAVTEQTSAGVNSQKIETDQVATAMHEMTATVQEVARNAEQASQAASAADGEARAGDKVVAEAIAQIERLAAEVARSTDAMTHLQQESNKIGSVMDVIKAVAEQTNLLALNAAIEAARAGEAGRGFAVVADEVRGLAQRTQKSTEEIEGLVAGLQNGTQQVAAVMNNSRSLTDSSVELTRKAGVSLENITRTVSNIQSMNQQIAAAAEQQSAVAEEISRSIVNVRDVSEQTAAASDETAKSSVELARLGGQLQQMVSHFRV